In Fusarium oxysporum Fo47 chromosome XII, complete sequence, one DNA window encodes the following:
- a CDS encoding polyketide synthase yields the protein MGSITQGTKYINEPIAIVGSSCRFPGDATSPSKLWDLLKNPRDVVSEIPSSRFNTTGFYHADSQHHGSSNVRHAYLLDQDPRAFDREFFGISPKEAQSMDPQQRMLLETVYEGIESAGYSMQQLRGSNTAVFVGVMFLDYQLISARGLDSLPQYHATGVAMSILANRLSYFYDWKGPSVGIDTACSSSLVALHYAVQTLRSGEAKVAVAAGSNLILVPDLFVSESSLNMLSPNGRSYMWDKDADGYTRGEGTSAVILKTLNQAISDGDHIECIIRETGVNQDGQTPGITMPSPTAQAELIRSTYAKAGLDLSLESDRPQYFEAHGTGTQAGDPREAEAISTVFFPKGSIYDRKLTVGSVKTLIGHLEGSAGLAGVLKTSQALQHGQIPANLHFKTLNPKIEPFYANLQVPTETQPWPVLPNSWTRRASVNSFGFGGTNAHAMLEAWDSKRQESGSHSKSEGGLFVLSANSAHSLASRASQLCHYLEGNPETDLRCLSYTLFHRANFSFRAAFSATNPSHHEHRGQIPPRILGVFTGQGAQWATMGVKLFESSNVFRSAFSRMQDSLDNLAVKDGRPSWSLIEELRASPSTSRIGEAAISQPICTAVQVALVDMLRAAGVQFSGVVGHSSGENAAAYTAGYLDAHDAIRIAYFRGVRSKKAQGPDGCSGKMMAVGMSIDQAAGFCAESRGTIKIAASNSARSCTLAGDASAIDSAKEKLDADGTFARVLQVDTAYHSHHMQPVAQPYLDSLQTCSIKINKKPGNNVVWYSNVWGSNGRSRSFTGKDAESLKGQYWVDNMTNTVLFSQAIQRAINESHVFDFALEVGPHPALKGPTTETINNITGIGLPYSGVLKRGQHDMESFFDALGLLWKTFPLHSGRSIVNFDGIERAFARDGKGNRLGLLKDVPSYPFDHDTVYWKESRQSAIVRTQTQKRHQLLGTSSTFGSGKQREIHWKQVLRLEEIPWLFGHTIQGEYLFPATCYVTMAYEAAVRLVSPAQEIQLVELHDIHVFRALSLKADSPGTEILFAVRITSQSDNAITASWSCYSNPVDFEHGQNLGNMPAQADSHVEGFLRVELGAPRDDVLPPRLEPILPLIPLDVEELYGTLAGLGHGYTEHFQTPKMLRRLHHAVVSMPPGWHEANSLTRSDVNPAALDTGIHGLLAGYSCPGDRRQRSTYLPSRIDSIRISMVFAIVGEDGPAELLADSFVTHGDASRISGDIDVFNPENSKTHVQIRGVHLLNLPGSRRSRRETYHQDIWERDALCGIEPDRRSIISDDRAKISILAMRLVLFYCQKVLKQLKPFEIMLMGKARKNFLAWVQEVLIPSVKTGEHEANKEWLDDSEEVLNQEVERLKAVNSADVMLLERLGRNLASITRGLTAGIKVAEQENALERFYADSFGFQEIIVDAASLFTDLPSLPSYEDDRITNTLEPSDHDSKLIFKLLDIDKDPVQQGFVEGSYDLVIATSSYSTKVSQETVINARKLLRPGGFLILVALTNDYLPVRFVQSLLPRSWLEKDDSQPQIIKVSDCDDLLKMNGFSGVDVIYTQHFCSVVLSQAVDDVVLAVRDPIAATQKIDTEVLLVLDPSPGIFVGNLASQLEDRLASYTTVRRVSGLENINVPPEAIILNLCDLDTPVFHQMSELRFKGLQEIMRQASVLLWVTQGARGGAKPENTMVLGWGRSVRLERSTMKLQVLDIEQESQIVDPDIICKLLLNLCSGSSDNQEILFTLEPELMLRDNAIYIPRIWPVDSLNELADTRYKEVYVETSSTSPFTALDERGTLTIERPYGHSQAKNLEVLASSVHGFRFRGEGNLRQLSISRNVEGEASLILSDKDSFEILWQFDKENGGVGYHHQLQCLITSALAEATLHKFSGHVWIHGAPAWLTKELDLAASRRGDIQLFNTTSDRELVKGNSKFLHPFTTKHDLNLIKPKDIVAFVCLEDSQQGHSLVDLVRYNWPSIRIELPVLSLNSFDGVVFNGLSKVMFVDLVKWYLSNGTLVSEASVEGAVIPIEHISKMSASSILPTSVLDRTTTTTMTAKLLAPNHDGIFSSEKNYLLLGLAGDFGISIALWMFDSGARHVVLASRNPVTLQPVVDHVAATHGAALRFMAIDICDEVSLSAAWAEIHSSMPPIAGIMNGAMLMRDQLFADQPWSDFSAVMGPKVRGTQNLVALLDREAKPEHLDFVVFFSSAVAVAGNAGQTAYGSSNWFMQGTASNMRQRGYPGCVVHIGGVSGLGYVQRHEKRKMLEDSLYWLMAPVSETDLHDMLAEVIAGDRHDLITGIRGDIRTYSWREQPRLWHYLQAEDENDDDTAKEGSNAPLKVQLASSVADADVCLELLLGGFTSALCGMLHMKPEELDTNVPVASIGIDSLVAVRVREWFMQQVGVEVSVLKVMSLNTPLLALCKGLR from the exons ATGGGTAGCATTACTCAGGGAACAAAGTACATTAACGAGCCAATTGCTATTGTGGGTAGCAGCTGTCGCTTCCCAGGCGATGCAACCTCCCCATCAAAGCTTTGGGACCTCCTCAAGAACCCTAGAGATGTTGTCTCCGAGATTCCTTCCTCCCGGTTTAACACAACCGGTTTCTATCATGCTGATAGTCAGCATCATGGC AGCTCTAACGTTCGACATGCATACCTTTTGGACCAAGACCCCAGAGCCTTTGATAGAGAGTTCTTTGGCATCAGCCCAAAAGAAGCTCAATCCATGGATCCGCAACAGCGCATGCTGCTTGAAACAGTGTATGAGGGTATAGAGTCTGCTGGTTACTCGATGCAACAGCTACGCGGATCCAATACAGCTGTCTTTGTCGGTGTTATGTTCCTCGACTATCAGCTCATCTCCGCGCGGGGCCTTGACAGTCTACCACAGTATCATGCTACCGGTGTTGCCATGTCTATCTTGGCAAACCGACTATCTTACTTCTACGACTGGAAGGGACCGTCTGTGGGTATTGATACAGCATGTTCCTCGAGTTTGGTGGCGTTGCACTACGCCGTGCAGACTCTGAGAAGTGGTGAAGCCAAGGTGGCTGTTGCAGCGGGATCGAACCTGATCTTGGTGCCAGACCTGTTTGTGTCAGAGTCAAGT CTCAACATGCTATCTCCCAATGGACGCTCCTATATGTGGGATAAGGATGCCGATGGATACACCCGTGGAGAAGGAACGTCCGCTGTCATTCTCAAGACGCTGAATCAGGCCATTTCTGACGGCGACCACATTGAATGCATTATTCGAGAGACAGGCGTCAACCAAGACGGCCAAACTCCAG GTATAACTATGCCAAGCCCAACGGCGCAAGCAGAGCTCATCAGGTCCACATATGCCAAAGCAGGTCTTGATCTGAGCCTCGAATCCGATCGACCACAGTACTTTGAAGCCCACGGGACTGGAACACAGGCCGGTGACC CAAGGGAAGCTGAAGCAATCTCGACAGTCTTCTTTCCCAAAGGTTCCATTTACGACCGCAAACTCACAGTTGGCTCTGTCAAGACCCTGATCGGACATCTCGAGGGTAGTGCAGGCCTCGCTGGTGTCTTGAAGACATCACAAGCTCTTCAGCATGGCCAGATCCCCGCAAATCTACACTTTAAGACCTTGAATCCCAAGATTGAGCCTTTCTATGCAAATCTGCAAGTCCCGACTGAAACACAGCCATGGCCAGTTCTACCCAACAGCTGGACTCGCCGTGCTAGTGTGAACAGCTTCGGCTTTGGGGGAACAAATGCGCACGCTATGCTGGAGGCCTGGGACAGCAAAAGACAGGAGTCCGGCAGTCATTCTAAGAGTGAAGGAGGCCTATTTGTGTTATCTGCAAACTCAGCGCACTCTCTGGCTTCGAGGGCATCGCAGCTTTGTCACTACTTGGAAGGCAACCCCGAGACAGACCTTCGGTGTCTGTCATACACCCTTTTCCATCGCGCCAACTTCAGCTTTCGCGCGGCCTTCTCCGCGACAA ATCCCTCGCACCACGAGCATCGCGGACAAATCCCACCACGCATCCTTGGTGTCTTCACAGGCCAGGGCGCTCAGTGGGCAACTATGGGGGTGAAACTCTTTGAATCGTCGAATGTCTTCCGCAGCGCTTTCTCACGTATGCAAGACAGTCTTGACAACCTGGCTGTCAAAGACGGACGTCCATCGTGGTCTCTTATTGAAGAACTCCGTGCTTCCCCTTCAACTTCACGAATAGGTGAAGCAGCTATCTCGCAGCCTATATGTACAGCTGTGCAAGTGGCCCTTGTCGACATGCTGCGTGCGGCTGGAGTACAGTTCTCGGGCGTTGTTGGCCATTCATCCGGTGAAAATGCTGCTGCTTATACGGCTGGTTACCTTGATGCGCACGACGCTATTCGCATTGCGTACTTCCGCGGAGTCCGCTCCAAGAAAGCTCAAGGACCTGATGGATGTAGCGGCAAGATGATGGCAGTAGGCATGTCGATTGATCAAGCTGCTGGCTTCTGCGCGGAGTCGAGGGGAACGATAAAGATTGCTGCCAGCAACTCGGCTCGCAGTTGCACTCTTGCAGGAGACGCTTCAGCTATTGACTCCGCCAAAGAAAAGCTCGACGCTGATGGCACATTTGCGAGAGTCTTGCAGGTCGATACGGCCTACCACTCACATCACATGCAGCCAGTCGCCCAGCCATACCTCGACTCGCTTCAAACGTGCAGCATCAAGATTAACAAAAAGCCTGGAAACAATGTTGTCTGGTATTCGAACGTCTGGGGGTCCAACGGACGCAGCCGATCGTTTACTGGCAAGGACGCTGAGTCTCTGAAGGGCCAATACTGGGTTGACAACATGACCAACACTGTGCTTTTTAGCCAAGCTATCCAGAGGGCTATCAATGAAAGCCATGTGTTTGACTTTGCACTTGAGGTTGGACCTCACCCTGCTTTAAAAGGCCCTACAACTGagaccatcaacaacattaCGGGCATTGGCCTCCCATACTCCGGTGTGCTTAAGCGCGGTCAGCACGACATGGAATCTTTCTTTGACGCTTTGGGGCTCTTGTGGAAAACATTTCCTCTCCACAGTGGACGGTCCATCGTCAACTTTGACGGCATTGAGCGAGCCTTTGCTCGCGATGGAAAGGGTAACAGGCTAGGTCTTCTGAAGGACGTACCATCGTATCCGTTCGACCATGATACTGTATACTGGAAAGAATCTCGTCAATCCGCGATTGTCCGTACGCAGACCCAGAAGCGCCATCAGCTCCTGGGTACTTCCTCTACTTTTGGTAGCGGGAAGCAGCGTGAGATTCACTGGAAACAGGTCCTGCGTCTTGAAGAGATTCCCTGGCTGTTTGGACACACTATTCAAGGAGAGTACTTATTCCCAGCAACGTGCTATGTTACAATGGCTTATGAGGCAGCCGTTAGACTTGTCTCTCCAGCGCAGGAGATTCAACTTGTCGAGCTACACGACATCCACGTCTTTCGTGCTCTGAGCCTCAAAGCTGACTCTCCTGGAACTGAAATTCTCTTTGCGGTACGCATTACAAGCCAATCAGACAATGCGATCACGGCAAGTTGGTCTTGTTACAGCAACCCGGTTGATTTTGAACATGGCCAGAATCTTGGAAATATGCCAGCTCAAGCCGATTCTCACGTTGAAGGCTTCTTGCgtgttgagcttggtgctCCCAGAGATGATGTCCTGCCTCCCAGACTGGAGCCAATTCTGCCGCTGATTCCACTTGACGTCGAAGAACTCTATGGTACACTGGCCGGCTTGGGTCATGGCTATACGGAGCATTTCCAGACACCTAAAATGCTTCGCCGTTTGCACCATGCTGTTGTTAGTATGCCTCCAGGGTGGCATGAAGCAAACTCCTTGACTCGTTCTGACGTCAACCCCGCGGCCTTGGATACAGGTATCCATGGGCTGTTGGCTGGTTACTCATGCCCAGGAGACAGACGGCAACGGTCAACTTACCTCCCAAGTCGTATTGACAGCATTCGGATTAGTATGGTCTTTGCTATTGTAGGTGAAGATGGCCCTGCAGAACTGCTGGCAGATTCCTTCGTCACGCACGGCGATGCTAGCCGCATCAGCGGTGATATCGATGTATTCAACCCGGAGAACAGCAAGACACATGTTCAGATTCGCGGGGTGCACTTATTAAATCTGCCTGGTTCTCGCAGATCAAGACGAGAAACTTATCATCAAGATATCTGGGAACGCGACGCTTTGTGTGGCATTGAACCTGATCGGAGGTCAATCATCTCAGACGATAGGGCTAAAATCAGCATTTTGGCCATGCGCTTAGTTCTATTCTATTGTCAAAAGGTTCTGAAACAGCTCAAGCCATTTGAGATCATGCTCATGGGAAAAGCCCGCAAGAACTTTTTGGCATGGGTACAGGAGGTTCTTATTCCCAGTGTCAAGACTGGTGAGCATGAGGCCAACAAGGAGTGGCTTGATGACAGCGAAGAAGTGTTGAACCAAGAGGTTGAGAGGCTCAAGGCCGTGAACTCAGCCGACGTCATGCTCTTGGAGCGTCTTGGACGTAATCTCGCATCTATTACCCGTGGTCTCACTGCAGGTATCAAAGTAGCAGAGCAAGAAAACGCGCTTGAAAGATTTTACGCTGACAGCTTTGGCTTCCAAGAAATCATCGTTGATGCAGCTAGCCTTTTCACAGATCTGCCATCGTTACCCAGCTATGAAGATGATCGAA TTACCAATACTCTTGAGCCTTCTGATCATGACTCGAAGCtgatcttcaagcttcttgatATTGACAAGGACCCGGTTCAGCAAGGGTTTGTTGAAGGATCATACGACTTGGTGATCGCCACAAGTTCATACTCTACCAAAGTCAGCCAAGAAACAGTCATCAATGCGAGAAAGCTGCTCCGTCCGGGCGGATTTCTGATCCTGGTAGCTCTGACCAACGACTATCTTCCTGTTCGCTTCGTTCAGTCCCTGcttccaagatcttggctGGAGAAGGACGATTCACAGCCccagatcatcaaggtcTCCGACTGCGATGATCTGCTGAAGATGAATGGATTCTCGGGTGTTGATGTCATCTACACACAGCACTTTTGCAGTGTTGTGCTCTCACAAgctgttgacgatgttgttcTTGCTGTGCGGGATCCAATTGCTGCGACACAGAAGATCGATACAGAGGTCTTGCTGGTTCTAGATCCGTCGCCTGGCATATTTGTTGGAAACCTGGCTTCTCAGCTAGAAGACAGGCTTGCCTCATACACTACAGTGCGGAGGGTCTCGGGCCTCGAAAACATCAATGTCCCCCCAGAAGCCATTATTCTGAATCTCTGTGATCTCGATACCCCAGTTTTCCATCAGATGAGCGAGTTACGCTTCAAGGGTCTGCAAGAGATAATGCGTCAAGCTAGCGTTCTCCTCTGGGTTACCCAAGGTGCTCGAGGTGGAGCTAAGCCCGAGAATACTATGGTACTTGGATGGGGACGATCTGTTCGCCTAGAGCGGTCTACTATGAAGCTTCAAGTCTTGGACATTGAGCAGGAATCACAGATTGTAGATCCTGATATTATTTGCAAGCTATTGCTCAATCTTTGCAGTGGTAGCTCAGATAACCAGGAAATTCTCTTCACACTGGAGCCAGAGTTGATGCTGAGAGACAACGCAATTTACATTCCAAGAATCTGGCCAGTTGACAGCCTTAACGAGCTCGCTGATACGAGATACAAAGAAGTATACGTGGAAACTTCTTCGACGAGTCCTTTTACGGCGCTCGATGAACGTGGGACACTTACGATTGAACGGCCTTATGGACATTCTCAAGCAAAGAATCTGGAAGTTCTAGCATCATCTGTGCATGGCTTCCGTTTCCGAGGTGAAGGGAATCTAAGGCAGCTCTCTATCTCCAGGAATGTTGAAGGCGAGGCATCACTTATACTCTCAGACAAGGACTCGTTTGAGATTCTCTGGCAATTCGATAAAGAGAATGGAGGCGTCGGGTaccatcaccagcttcaaTGCCTGATAACGTCGGCACTTGCAGAGGCTACTCTTCATAAGTTTTCGGGTCACGTTTGGATTCATGGTGCCCCTGCTTGGCTGACAAAAGAGCTGGACCTTGCGGCCTCGCGACGTGGTGATATCCAGTTGTTCAACACAACGTCTGATCGCGAGTTAGTGAAGGGGAACTCCAAGTTCCTCCATCCTTTCACTACCAAGCATGACCTTAATCTGATAAAACCGAAAGACATTGTGGCATTCGTTTGCTTGGAAGATTCGCAACAAGGTCATAGCTTGGTCGACTTGGTTCGCTACAACTGGCCCAGCATCCGCATTGAGCTGCCCGTTTTATCATTGAACAGTTTCGATGGAGTTGTCTTCAACGGGCTCAGCAAGGTCATGTTTGTTGACCTGGTGAAGTGGTATCTCAGCAATGGCACTCTTGTGTCTGAGGCTTCAGTAGAAGGAGCCGTTATCCCCATTGAACATATCTCCAAGATGTCCGCATCATCCATCTTGCCAACAAGCGTCCTTGACAGAACTACAACGACAACCATGAcagccaagcttcttgcACCAAATCACGATGGTATTTTCTCCAGTGAGAAGAACTATCTTCTGCTCGGCCTCGCCGGTGACTTTGGTATCTCCATTGCATTGTGGATGTTTGATAGCGGAGCTCGCCATGTTGTGTTGGCATCTCGTAACCCTGTTACTCTCCAACCAGTGGTAGATCATGTTGCCGCAACTCATGGTGCTGCTTTACGCTTCATGGCTATTGATATCTGCGATGAGGTTTCACTATCGGCTGCGTGGGCCGAGATTCATTCATCGATGCCCCCTATAGCCGGTATCATGAACGGCGCGATGCTTATGAGAGATCAACTGTTTGCAGATCAGCCGTGGTCGGACTTTTCAGCTGTCATGGGTCCCAAGGTCAGAGGAACGCAGAACCTTGTTGCACTCCTTGACCGAGAAGCCAAACCAGAGCACCTAGACTTCGTTGtgttcttttcttctgcAGTTGCGGTCGCTGGAAATGCCGGCCAGACTGCATATGGCTCATCGAATTGGTTTATGCAAGGCACAGCCAGCAACATGCGACAACGTGGTTACCCCGGCTGTGTTGTCCACATCGGAGGTGTCAGCGGACTAGGCTATGTCCAACGACATGAGAAACGCAAGATGCTTGAAGATTCACTGTATTGGCTTATGGCTCCTGTCAGTGAGACGGATCTGCACGATATGTTGGCTGAGGTTATCGCGGGC
- a CDS encoding peptidase S15, producing MSRLDVTFKTLDGLTLSGWLYPAAQYGPGIVVSPGFNMPREAFVPDIAQWYQNHGITALIFDTRTYGLSDGLPRQETSARKRVEDFHDAVTFLSKHELADPQKIALWGLCFDGNMYLAATALDPRVHAVVAVAPVIDLHGFPERRRAILELAMQDREAQMAGQEPIYLPYVKEDGTVPLGPSMGSDFWPMMTRLKIPVDNRVTVQTFYNAFSWDIMTLIPYVSPTPAMMVTPENDIECPAAEQIAAFEKMGEPKTFHLLPGKGHLDWAFGDVDSVMEKQLEFLKGALNF from the exons ATGTCCCGCCTTGACGTCACTTTCAAAACACTCGATGGCCTCACCCTGAGTGGCTGGTTATACCCAGCCGCCCAATATGGACCAGGCATCGTTGTTTCTCCAGGA TTCAACATGCCCAGGGAGGCCTTTGTGCCTGACATCGCGCAGTGGTATCAGAATCATGGCATTACAGCACTCATTTTCGACACGAGAACTTATGGCCTAAGTGATGGCCTACCGAGACAAGAG ACTAGCGCTCGTAAACGAGTTGAGGATTTTCACGATGCCGTCACGTTCCTTTCCAAACACGAACTGGCTGACCCTCAGAAGATTGCCCTCTGGGGTCTCTGTTTTGATGGAAATATGTATCTTGCTGCTACAGCACTCGA TCCGCGTGTACATGCTGTTGTTGCAGTCGCGCCCGTCATTGACCTCCATGGGTTTCCCGAGCGACGAAGAGCTATTCTTGAGCTGGCCATGCAAGATCGCGAAGCTCAAATGGCTGGGCAAG AGCCAATCTATCTGCCCTACGTCAAGGAAGATGGCACTGTTCCCCTCGGCCCCTCAATGGGCTCAGACTTTTGGCCCATGATGACACGCTTGAAAATCCCTGTAGACAACCGCGTCACAGTGCAGACATTCTACAATGCTTTCTCGTGGGATATCATGACGCTCATTCCCTATGTCAGCCCCACGCCTGCGATGATGGTGACACCCGAGAATGATATCGAATGTCCCGCTGCGGAGCAGATTGCCGCGTTCGAGAAGATGGGTGAGCCAAAGACCTTTCATTTGCTTCCTGGCAAGGGTCATTTGGACTGGGCTTTTGGCGATGTTGACTCTGTTATGGAGAAGCAGTTGGAATTCTTGAAGGGAGCCTTGAACTTCTAG
- a CDS encoding chaperonin 10-like protein → MSSPTTMKAMVSNASGGYCLSGAMPQPSPRPGMMLVRVEAVALNPYDTKVIEYGIITPEPYVGGCDFAGVVVAAGPGVTRFQPGDPVLSMHTRGGFAEYALAFEDMSCRIPKGMSYNEACSLGLGIGISGLALFQQPGLNLPLQHGHDLDDMDGNARINGYTNGHTSGHTNGSTNGHGQSEEGSKDPIIVLVAGGASASGTMATQLLKLAGYNPIVTCSPANNCLCESFGASACFDYNSPTCGADIRLHTDNSLAYVVDCVTNVATMTMCYEAIGSQGGTYIALDATANTVKYTRRDIRADWVMANTLLGEPCKLDGVYGRPSAPEHREFASHFFRLAERWLAEGKIRNHPLEIRTGGLESVDSGLQDLRDGVVRGKKLVVPLNVGA, encoded by the exons ATGTCATCCCCAACAACAATGAAGGCTATGGTTAGCAACGCATCAGGAGGCTATTGCCTCAGCGGCGCCATGCCGCAGCCTAGTCCAAGGCCAGGCATGATGCTAGTCCGCGTTGAGGCCGTTGCACTCAATCCTTATGATACGAAGGTTATCGAATACGGCATCATCACTCCTGAACCCTACGTCGGAGGCTGCGACTTTGCTGGAGTTGTAGTCGCTGCTGGCCCCGGAGTTACACGATTCCAACCAGGTGATCCAGTGCTCAGTATGCATACACGCGGCGGCTTTGCCGAGTACGCATTGGCTTTTGAGGATATGAGCTGCCGTATTCCAAAAGGCATGTCATACAATGAGGCCTGTTCTCTTGGTCTGGGTATTGGAATCTCAGGCCTGGCTCTGTTTCAGCAACCTGGACTCAATCTGCCGTTACAACATGGACACGACCTGGACGACATGGACGGAAATGCCCGGATAAATGGATACACGAATGGTCATACAAGTGGCCATACAAATGGTAGTACGAATGGCCACGGTCAAAGCGAAGAGGGTTCCAAGGATCCTATCATAGTCCTCGTGGCTGGGGGGGCCTCAGCCTCGGGCACAATGGCCACGCAGCTTCTCAAATT GGCCGGATATAACCCCATCGTAACATGCTCACCAGCCAACAACTGCCTCTGCGAGTCGTTTGGAGCTTCGGCTTGCTTCGACTATAACTCTCCAACGTGCGGCGCCGATATTCGTCTCCATACAGACAACTCGCTTGCATACGTTGTCGACTGTGTCACTAATGTCGCTACGATGACCATGTGCTATGAAGCAATCGGCTCGCAAGGTGGTACCTACATTGCGCTAGATGCCACAGCTAACACAGTCAAGTACACGCGACGTGATATCCGTGCTGACTGGGTCATGGCCAATACCCTCCTTGGTGAGCCTTGCAAGCTCGATGGTGTTTATGGACGGCCCAGCGCCCCTGAACATCGAGAGTTTGCCAGTCACTTTTTTAGACTAGCGGAGCGATGGCTGGCTGAGGGCAAGATTCGTAATCATCCTTTGGAAATTCGTACTGGGGGCTTGGAAAGTGTTGATTCTGGACTACAAGATCTACGAGACGGTGTTGTCAGGGGTAAGAAGCTTGTTGTTCCCTTGAATGTTGGGGCTTAA